Proteins encoded by one window of Trichocoleus desertorum ATA4-8-CV12:
- a CDS encoding tetratricopeptide repeat protein, whose amino-acid sequence MNHRRWRETGEYVMLAGSGVGAIAATISQQFVFAAAPISCLLALNFANRRRFEQETKQLSKLSITRLDNRLTRDMIALQEQVQDLPSTLDLDHLKQTFLGRHRESLTKLSEQLQTLQWEMHRQLAPLKAHDVVGLRQDLEQMQIQQTQLATALEQVTHQLTQLSANSTEGTEVAIAQLQAQMSQAETDLKLLSDEPMMQVKALQDQINHINRRLNHLPTPFDASSLKQDVDSLIRVIAGLVPRREFTRTLVEVENLHQRYQSLEQAVVPLRLAVTIFRKQLDTLQAKVHAPSDSHLMAELSQTVTALEARLNQLPTLPDLADLQNQVEAQAGLSTEVAQLRQDVTTIQRQTQALYQQHKALRDWVYRLPQLLDNSALQSQLQSLATRLEGAEGGAVEVRAELEATLQSRLEGINQQLRALPNAPNHELVLALRSTAPSADRPHLLSGSRAFLEELLEQAQKQVIVVWPWPDPFSLDTALLEKFRAFLQRQGQISMAWSHLGVTHQSDAPRYISPRSPSSPPERSWLHDTLKQLAQLKQEFPQQFKFKILGAEENFLVCDRRLAILKVPNLPVSSTVFPELELGLRTTDPSTIQGLIDRFEQPWLDTADATAYFHRAATRYEIGDKSGAIADYTQVLQIDPHNDVAYINRGVARYDSDDPSGASADFDQAIRLNPDSSVAYSNRGFVCAELGDKLGAIEDYSQAIKQSPEDATPYFYRGLARTRIGNKLGAIEDYSQALELNPDDASAYLYRGLARAKLGDQPGAIADLQQAAQFFSDRGDPVNSRKAQSTLQKLQQSALDANLINC is encoded by the coding sequence GTGAACCATCGTCGTTGGCGCGAAACTGGCGAATATGTCATGCTGGCTGGCTCAGGGGTCGGAGCGATTGCTGCGACTATCTCTCAACAATTTGTGTTTGCGGCTGCCCCTATCTCCTGCTTGCTAGCTCTAAATTTTGCCAACCGCCGTCGGTTTGAGCAAGAAACCAAGCAACTGTCTAAGCTGAGCATCACTCGGTTGGACAATCGCCTCACTAGGGATATGATCGCGCTGCAAGAGCAGGTTCAAGACTTACCCAGCACCTTGGATCTAGATCACCTCAAGCAAACCTTCCTAGGTCGGCACCGTGAGTCTCTAACCAAGCTCTCAGAGCAGTTACAAACACTGCAATGGGAGATGCATCGCCAACTGGCTCCCCTCAAAGCCCATGATGTCGTCGGGCTGCGTCAGGACTTGGAGCAAATGCAAATCCAGCAGACTCAACTCGCCACGGCCTTAGAACAGGTCACTCACCAGCTGACGCAGTTAAGCGCTAATTCTACTGAGGGGACGGAAGTTGCGATCGCGCAATTGCAAGCCCAAATGTCCCAGGCAGAGACGGATCTAAAACTACTCAGCGACGAGCCTATGATGCAAGTCAAGGCGCTGCAAGATCAGATTAATCATATCAACCGTCGCCTGAACCATTTGCCCACGCCCTTTGATGCGAGTTCTCTCAAGCAGGATGTAGACTCCTTAATCCGAGTCATTGCAGGGCTGGTGCCGCGCCGCGAATTTACCCGCACCTTAGTTGAGGTGGAAAATCTTCATCAGCGATATCAGAGCTTAGAGCAAGCGGTCGTCCCCTTGCGACTCGCCGTTACTATTTTTCGGAAGCAACTGGATACCCTTCAGGCCAAAGTGCATGCCCCCTCAGACTCGCACCTGATGGCAGAACTAAGCCAAACCGTCACTGCTCTTGAAGCTCGGTTGAACCAACTACCGACCCTACCTGACTTAGCAGATCTGCAAAATCAAGTTGAAGCTCAAGCGGGTTTGAGTACTGAAGTGGCTCAGTTGCGCCAAGATGTCACGACAATCCAGCGCCAAACTCAAGCTCTGTACCAGCAGCACAAAGCGTTGCGTGATTGGGTTTACCGTTTACCTCAGCTCCTAGATAATAGTGCGCTACAAAGTCAGCTCCAGAGTTTGGCGACTCGCTTAGAAGGTGCAGAAGGTGGTGCAGTCGAGGTGCGAGCCGAGCTAGAAGCAACTCTGCAAAGTCGGCTAGAGGGCATCAATCAACAACTGCGAGCTTTGCCAAATGCACCCAATCATGAACTGGTATTGGCGCTCCGTTCCACCGCACCATCAGCCGATCGCCCACACCTCCTCTCTGGTAGTCGAGCCTTTCTAGAGGAGTTACTAGAGCAAGCTCAAAAGCAAGTGATTGTGGTTTGGCCGTGGCCTGACCCATTTAGTTTAGATACCGCCCTACTAGAAAAATTTCGTGCGTTCTTACAGCGTCAGGGCCAGATTTCGATGGCTTGGAGTCATCTCGGAGTCACTCATCAAAGTGATGCCCCTCGCTACATCAGCCCGCGATCGCCCTCATCACCTCCTGAAAGAAGCTGGCTCCACGACACGCTGAAGCAACTGGCTCAACTGAAGCAGGAGTTTCCACAACAATTTAAGTTCAAAATCTTGGGAGCTGAGGAGAATTTCTTGGTTTGCGATCGCCGCTTAGCTATTCTCAAAGTTCCGAATTTGCCTGTTTCGAGCACCGTCTTTCCAGAACTAGAACTCGGACTGCGCACCACTGACCCCTCAACCATCCAAGGCTTAATCGATCGCTTTGAGCAACCTTGGCTCGATACCGCAGATGCTACGGCTTACTTCCACCGTGCAGCAACTCGCTATGAGATTGGTGATAAATCTGGGGCGATCGCGGATTACACTCAGGTTCTACAGATTGACCCCCATAACGACGTTGCTTACATCAACCGAGGGGTGGCTCGTTATGACTCGGATGACCCATCTGGGGCGAGCGCGGACTTTGACCAAGCCATCCGACTCAATCCTGACAGTAGTGTGGCTTATAGCAATCGTGGATTTGTCTGTGCCGAGTTGGGAGATAAGCTAGGTGCCATTGAAGACTACAGTCAGGCTATTAAACAGTCCCCAGAGGATGCGACTCCTTACTTCTACCGGGGGCTAGCTCGAACTCGGATTGGCAACAAACTAGGTGCCATTGAAGACTACAGTCAAGCCTTGGAATTAAATCCTGACGATGCTAGCGCGTATCTTTATCGGGGACTCGCACGAGCCAAATTAGGAGACCAGCCAGGAGCGATCGCAGATCTGCAACAAGCAGCCCAGTTCTTTAGCGATCGCGGCGATCCTGTAAACAGTCGCAAAGCTCAGAGCACCCTACAAAAACTCCAACAATCGGCGCTAGATGCCAACTTGATCAACTGCTAA
- a CDS encoding peptidoglycan recognition protein family protein codes for MRPSENQASTSPPASVTVPTVPLEPPATRPIQLPTQSRQSPQPPQPPNTPAVPTYQPRELVAFADPTNYGERVVRDTYGRPAAQAPIIVLHETVSSANSTISFFQTPHPRDEDQASYHALITQDGTIVYLVPPDKRAFGAGNSVFNGPNGPEAVKTHPKFPPSVNNFAYHISLETPPDGRNNANRHSGYTAAQYQSLSWLVARATVPESRITTHQAVDRSGSRKDPRSFNQQTFLTMLRSYTRPAQTAPTPRG; via the coding sequence ATGCGGCCATCTGAGAACCAAGCCAGTACATCACCGCCAGCCTCAGTCACAGTGCCCACGGTTCCGCTAGAGCCACCCGCCACTCGACCCATCCAACTACCGACACAATCCCGGCAATCCCCTCAGCCACCTCAGCCGCCAAATACGCCCGCTGTGCCCACTTACCAACCGAGGGAACTTGTCGCTTTCGCAGACCCCACAAACTACGGAGAGCGAGTGGTCAGGGATACGTATGGTCGCCCAGCGGCTCAGGCACCCATTATCGTGCTGCACGAAACGGTCAGTTCTGCCAACAGCACTATCTCATTTTTTCAGACTCCCCATCCTAGAGATGAAGACCAAGCCAGCTACCATGCTCTGATTACTCAAGATGGCACCATTGTCTACCTTGTCCCTCCCGATAAGCGAGCCTTTGGAGCTGGCAACTCCGTGTTTAATGGCCCCAATGGCCCGGAGGCGGTGAAAACTCATCCTAAATTTCCACCTTCTGTCAACAATTTTGCTTACCATATCTCTTTAGAAACCCCCCCTGATGGCCGTAACAATGCCAATCGTCACAGCGGCTATACAGCAGCCCAGTACCAATCGCTGAGCTGGTTGGTTGCAAGAGCAACGGTGCCCGAATCGAGAATTACCACTCACCAGGCGGTCGATCGCTCTGGATCTCGAAAAGATCCTCGCAGCTTTAATCAGCAAACGTTCCTGACGATGCTACGCTCTTATACTCGACCTGCTCAGACGGCTCCTACACCGCGTGGCTAG
- a CDS encoding helix-turn-helix domain-containing protein, translating to MNFQYRVYPSLEQETRMVSWLEMCRSVYNYALRERKDWIKSRKCDINSCSLVSEYIIPAEAPYPDYYKQQNALTVAKEKLPHLKDVQSQVIQEPLRRVDMAFVAMKQRGHGFPRFKKFGQYRSFLFPQFKVSPIEGSQIKLPKIGWMPIVLHRPIPDGFTVKTVRVTRKHSGWYVTLCLQIDVNIPNVVPHGNAMGVDVGLSYFLSTSEGEQIARPRFFD from the coding sequence ATGAATTTTCAGTACCGCGTTTATCCATCTCTTGAGCAAGAAACTCGCATGGTGTCTTGGCTTGAGATGTGTCGTAGTGTTTACAACTACGCCTTGAGGGAGCGCAAGGACTGGATAAAATCTCGTAAATGTGACATCAATTCCTGCTCTCTTGTATCTGAGTACATCATTCCGGCTGAGGCACCTTATCCCGACTACTACAAACAGCAAAATGCGCTGACAGTCGCTAAGGAAAAGTTGCCACACCTGAAGGATGTTCAGTCTCAAGTCATCCAAGAGCCACTTCGTCGGGTAGACATGGCATTTGTTGCCATGAAACAAAGAGGGCATGGTTTTCCGCGCTTCAAGAAGTTCGGGCAATATCGCTCTTTTTTGTTTCCGCAATTCAAAGTTAGTCCAATTGAAGGTAGCCAAATTAAGCTGCCCAAAATTGGGTGGATGCCGATTGTTTTGCATCGCCCCATTCCCGATGGATTCACAGTCAAAACAGTGCGAGTAACCCGCAAACACTCTGGCTGGTATGTCACGCTCTGTCTTCAAATTGATGTCAACATCCCCAATGTAGTGCCTCACGGCAATGCTATGGGAGTTGATGTCGGGTTGAGCTATTTTTTGAGCACCAGCGAAGGTGAGCAGATTGCTAGACCTCGTTTTTTTGACA